From uncultured Desulfobacter sp., the proteins below share one genomic window:
- a CDS encoding IS1595 family transposase codes for MVAGHKGNPEAVARKGREGRRNRLRGARGRGTLEKEKPPVFGMIQRCGLVVIQMLANVRRVTIEPLVKSTVLPGTLIYTDEYAIYNRLTEWGYKHKSVNHGAGEYARDEDGDGFHEVHVNTMEGFWSLLRGWLRPHRGISQEKLPFYLGFFEFVHNVGKRGKALLHSLVELLVK; via the coding sequence ATTGTAGCAGGGCATAAAGGCAATCCCGAAGCAGTAGCCCGAAAAGGCAGGGAAGGCCGTCGAAATCGTTTACGAGGTGCTCGTGGGCGGGGTACATTGGAAAAAGAGAAACCACCTGTATTCGGTATGATTCAGCGATGCGGTCTGGTAGTGATTCAAATGCTTGCTAATGTTCGCAGGGTAACTATTGAGCCCTTGGTAAAGTCGACCGTTTTGCCGGGGACTTTGATTTACACTGATGAATATGCGATCTACAATCGATTAACCGAGTGGGGGTACAAGCATAAGAGCGTGAATCACGGGGCTGGAGAATACGCCAGAGACGAGGATGGCGATGGTTTCCATGAAGTCCATGTCAATACCATGGAAGGCTTCTGGTCCTTGCTACGTGGTTGGTTGCGTCCTCATCGAGGCATCTCACAAGAGAAGCTCCCGTTCTATCTCGGTTTTTTCGAGTTCGTTCATAACGTCGGCAAACGGGGAAAGGCCCTGCTCCATTCGCTTGTCGAACTTTTGGTCAAATAA